The Oxalobacteraceae bacterium OTU3CINTB1 genome includes a window with the following:
- a CDS encoding fused MFS/spermidine synthase has product MIQSEMRLSRPDELILSYARAMMCFVLFHPRPEHIVMVGLGGGSLAKFCYRYLPHSRITVLELRADVIALREQFAIPRDNARFRVVETDAALYMRQLRGAVDVLLVDGFDATGLPPELGTAAFYADCRRALRPGGVMVANIFSYDPQYGAMLRRLRHAFQGRICWFRGIAGNNRILFAVKGGAPSPALAMQQKVARSHGMPLPVLNRLLAHWTVLKLRWEARRVG; this is encoded by the coding sequence ATGATCCAAAGCGAAATGCGGCTCTCGCGCCCGGACGAGCTGATCCTGAGCTACGCGCGGGCGATGATGTGTTTTGTGCTGTTTCATCCACGGCCCGAGCACATCGTCATGGTCGGGCTGGGCGGCGGCTCGCTGGCCAAGTTCTGCTACCGCTACCTGCCGCACAGCCGCATCACCGTGCTCGAGTTGCGTGCCGACGTCATCGCCCTGCGCGAGCAATTCGCCATCCCGCGCGACAATGCGCGTTTTCGCGTGGTCGAGACGGATGCCGCGTTGTATATGCGGCAGTTGCGCGGCGCCGTCGATGTGCTGCTGGTCGACGGCTTCGACGCCACCGGCCTGCCGCCCGAGCTCGGCACTGCGGCGTTTTACGCCGATTGCCGGCGCGCGCTGCGGCCCGGCGGCGTGATGGTGGCGAATATCTTCAGTTACGATCCGCAGTATGGCGCGATGTTGCGGCGGCTGCGGCATGCGTTCCAGGGGCGGATTTGCTGGTTTCGCGGCATTGCGGGGAATAACCGGATTTTATTCGCGGTCAAGGGCGGCGCGCCGTCGCCGGCGCTGGCGATGCAGCAAAAGGTGGCGCGCAGCCATGGGATGCCGTTGCCGGTGCTGAACCGGCTGCTGGCGCATTGGACGGTGCTTAAACTGAGGTGGGAGGCACGTAGGGTGGGTTAG
- a CDS encoding transporter substrate-binding domain-containing protein, which yields MTRQRHCGSFGRICAALLVLALPVASHAADKPKEVVSLCFEAQDVLPWRTEKGGGLNFELLKMVEQRLDIQFNYLSIPWKRCLAQLKANAVDGAFAVSYKPDRRELGEYPGGEKIDVGKRMHVDRYVVLRKKGSRVEWDGKSFRNLDGPVGFQLGYSVGDVLRAQNLEVDEGSQRAVELARKLIAGRVAAAAVGGSDAGGLMRGPLAPELEQLPIPIIEKPYFLILSHAMVAARPELAERIWRAVEQARNSAAYKKLERAESAGH from the coding sequence ATGACCCGGCAACGCCATTGTGGAAGCTTTGGGCGCATCTGCGCCGCCTTGCTGGTGCTGGCGTTGCCGGTGGCATCGCACGCGGCCGACAAGCCGAAGGAAGTCGTCTCCCTGTGCTTCGAAGCGCAGGATGTGCTGCCCTGGCGTACCGAGAAGGGCGGCGGCCTCAATTTCGAGCTGCTCAAGATGGTCGAGCAGCGGCTCGACATCCAGTTCAATTACCTGAGCATCCCGTGGAAGCGCTGCCTGGCGCAATTGAAGGCCAACGCCGTCGACGGCGCCTTCGCCGTCAGCTACAAGCCTGACCGTCGCGAGCTGGGGGAGTACCCGGGCGGTGAGAAAATCGACGTCGGCAAGCGCATGCACGTGGACCGCTACGTGGTGCTGCGCAAAAAAGGCAGCAGGGTCGAATGGGACGGCAAGAGCTTCCGCAACCTGGATGGGCCGGTCGGCTTCCAGCTGGGGTATTCGGTCGGCGACGTGCTGCGCGCGCAGAACCTGGAAGTGGACGAGGGCAGCCAGCGCGCCGTCGAACTGGCCCGCAAGCTGATCGCCGGCCGGGTTGCGGCGGCGGCCGTCGGCGGCAGCGACGCCGGTGGCCTGATGCGCGGCCCGCTGGCGCCGGAACTGGAGCAGTTGCCGATTCCGATTATCGAAAAACCGTATTTCCTGATCCTGTCGCACGCGATGGTGGCTGCGCGGCCGGAGCTGGCCGAGCGGATCTGGCGCGCCGTCGAACAGGCGCGCAACAGCGCGGCCTACAAAAAGCTGGAACGGGCCGAAAGTGCCGGTCATTGA
- the gudD gene encoding glucarate dehydratase encodes MSQQPTPSVHDTPRVVAMRVIPVAGRDSMLLNLSGAHGPYFTRNLVILTDSAGRTGVGEVPGGEAIRQTLEDARELVVGRALGDYNAVLNHARRAFADRDAGGRGLQTFDLRVAIHAITALEAALLDLLGQFLNVPVAALLGDGQQRDAVEMLGYLFYIGDRKATDLPYAGTPADAADDWMRLRNEAALTPEAVVRLAEAAYQRYGFNDFKLKGGVFRGEEEIEAVTALAERFPNARVTLDPNGGWLLKDAIRLCRDQHDVLAYAEDPCGAENGYSGREVMAEFRRATGLLTATNMIATDWRELGHAIQLQSVDIPLADPHFWTMQGSVRVAQMCHEWGLTWGSHSNNHFDVSLAMFTHVAAAAPGKITAIDTHWIWQDGQHLTREPLKIEGGMVKVPAKPGLGVELDMDAVEAAHRLYLGMGLGARDDGVAMQYLIPGWKFDNKMPCMLR; translated from the coding sequence ATGTCACAACAACCCACACCCTCCGTCCACGACACGCCGCGCGTGGTCGCCATGCGCGTCATCCCGGTCGCCGGCCGCGACAGCATGCTGCTCAACCTGAGCGGCGCGCACGGCCCCTACTTCACCCGCAACCTGGTGATTCTGACCGACAGCGCCGGCCGCACCGGCGTCGGCGAGGTGCCCGGCGGCGAGGCGATCCGCCAGACCCTGGAGGATGCGCGCGAGCTGGTCGTCGGCCGCGCGCTGGGCGATTACAACGCCGTGCTGAACCATGCGCGCCGGGCCTTCGCCGACCGCGACGCCGGCGGCCGCGGCTTGCAGACCTTCGATCTGCGCGTGGCGATCCACGCCATCACCGCGCTGGAGGCGGCGCTGCTCGACTTGCTGGGCCAGTTCCTCAACGTTCCGGTCGCCGCCCTGCTCGGCGACGGCCAGCAGCGCGACGCCGTCGAAATGCTGGGCTACCTGTTCTACATCGGCGACCGCAAGGCCACCGACCTGCCCTACGCCGGCACGCCGGCCGACGCCGCCGACGATTGGATGCGCCTGCGCAACGAAGCGGCGCTGACGCCGGAGGCCGTGGTCCGTCTGGCCGAGGCCGCGTACCAGCGCTACGGTTTCAACGACTTCAAATTAAAAGGCGGCGTGTTCCGGGGCGAAGAGGAAATCGAAGCGGTCACCGCATTGGCCGAACGCTTCCCGAACGCGCGCGTCACGCTCGACCCCAACGGCGGCTGGCTGCTCAAGGATGCAATCCGCCTGTGCCGCGACCAGCACGACGTGCTCGCCTACGCGGAAGATCCGTGCGGCGCCGAGAACGGCTACTCCGGCCGCGAAGTCATGGCCGAGTTCCGCCGCGCCACCGGCCTGCTGACCGCCACCAATATGATCGCCACCGACTGGCGCGAGCTGGGCCACGCGATCCAGTTGCAATCGGTCGACATCCCGCTGGCCGATCCGCATTTCTGGACCATGCAGGGGTCGGTGCGGGTGGCGCAGATGTGCCACGAATGGGGCCTGACGTGGGGTTCGCACTCGAACAACCACTTCGACGTCTCGCTGGCGATGTTCACCCACGTGGCGGCCGCCGCGCCCGGCAAGATCACCGCCATCGACACCCACTGGATCTGGCAGGACGGCCAGCACCTGACGCGCGAGCCGTTGAAGATCGAAGGCGGCATGGTCAAGGTGCCGGCCAAGCCGGGTCTCGGCGTCGAACTGGACATGGATGCCGTCGAGGCCGCCCACCGGCTCTACCTCGGCATGGGCCTGGGCGCGCGCGACGATGGCGTGGCGATGCAGTACCTGATTCCGGGCTGGAAGTTCGATAACAAGATGCCGTGCATGCTGCGGTGA
- a CDS encoding antibiotic biosynthesis monooxygenase: MIYEIASLPVRGDDIDAFTSAFRDVTHLLARAKGYQGHVLTQGVEARSHFTLIVRWRTLEDHTEGFEPSEDHQVFMARLQAYLAAEPIVYHVHAAFPGGRMDISAG; encoded by the coding sequence ATGATCTACGAAATTGCTTCGTTGCCGGTCAGAGGCGACGATATCGACGCCTTTACCAGCGCGTTTCGCGATGTAACCCATCTGCTGGCGCGCGCCAAGGGCTACCAAGGCCACGTGCTCACGCAAGGGGTCGAGGCGCGATCGCATTTCACGCTGATCGTGCGATGGCGGACCCTCGAGGACCATACGGAAGGGTTCGAACCAAGTGAAGACCACCAAGTCTTCATGGCGAGGCTGCAGGCGTATCTTGCGGCGGAACCGATCGTGTATCACGTGCACGCGGCTTTCCCAGGTGGACGGATGGACATTTCCGCCGGATAA
- a CDS encoding zinc-dependent alcohol dehydrogenase family protein: MKAMTLTTFGGTDAFELVDVPKPAPGAGQVLVRVHATSINPLDYQVRRGDYKDYVRLPAITGHDVSGVVEEVGPGVTSFVPGDEVWYTPQIFDGPGSYAEYHVAAENIIGKKPASLSHVEAASLTLVGGTAWEALVGRAQLRVGESVLVHGGAGGVGHVAIQVAKAIGAKVYTTARADQFEFVRSLGADVVIDYEKEDYVEVIMRESTGQGVNVIFDTIGGDTLTRSPDALAQLGRVVSIVDLAKPQNLIQAWGKNASYHFVFTRQNRGKLDELKALVERGQLRPHIGATYSLAEIPLAHARLESRDNGLRGKVAIAVVPEANAGQAKS; the protein is encoded by the coding sequence ATGAAAGCAATGACACTCACCACTTTTGGCGGTACCGATGCATTCGAACTGGTCGACGTACCGAAGCCGGCACCCGGCGCCGGCCAGGTGCTCGTGCGCGTGCACGCTACTTCGATCAACCCACTGGACTACCAGGTCCGTCGCGGGGATTACAAGGACTATGTGCGCCTGCCCGCCATCACCGGCCACGATGTCTCCGGCGTGGTGGAAGAAGTCGGACCGGGCGTCACGTCCTTCGTTCCGGGTGACGAGGTGTGGTACACCCCGCAGATCTTCGATGGTCCGGGAAGCTATGCGGAGTACCACGTCGCCGCCGAAAACATCATCGGCAAGAAGCCTGCCTCGCTTAGCCATGTGGAAGCGGCCAGCCTGACCTTGGTTGGCGGAACCGCGTGGGAAGCGCTGGTCGGCCGCGCGCAACTTCGCGTCGGGGAAAGCGTTCTGGTGCACGGCGGCGCCGGCGGTGTGGGTCACGTGGCAATTCAAGTGGCGAAGGCGATCGGCGCGAAGGTGTACACGACTGCACGTGCGGATCAGTTTGAATTTGTCCGCAGCCTGGGCGCCGACGTCGTGATCGACTACGAAAAGGAAGACTACGTCGAAGTCATCATGCGCGAATCGACGGGCCAGGGCGTCAACGTCATCTTCGACACGATCGGCGGGGACACCCTCACCCGCTCGCCGGACGCGCTCGCCCAGCTCGGCCGGGTCGTCTCGATCGTCGATCTGGCCAAGCCGCAAAACCTGATCCAGGCCTGGGGCAAGAACGCGAGCTATCACTTCGTGTTCACGCGGCAGAACCGCGGCAAGCTCGATGAACTGAAGGCGTTGGTGGAACGCGGTCAATTGCGTCCGCATATAGGCGCGACGTACTCGCTGGCAGAGATTCCGCTTGCCCATGCGCGACTGGAAAGCCGTGATAACGGACTGCGCGGGAAAGTCGCCATCGCGGTCGTTCCGGAAGCGAATGCTGGCCAGGCAAAGTCCTAA
- a CDS encoding WHG domain-containing protein — translation MPRIGLTPELLTKTAGELADEIGFSSITLTELARRFDMKVASLYSHVKNSEDLRARVALLSLGKLASRAEQAVAGRSGKAALTAIANVHRAFAREHPGLFEAARHRLQGPLADDNGGLRISRLMRAVLRGYALDEVECTHAIRLLGSVFLGFPMLELAGSFDHSQPAIDTSWDRTIEALDAVLNGWKRHPLERHS, via the coding sequence ATGCCTCGTATTGGCCTGACGCCGGAGCTGCTGACGAAAACCGCAGGGGAATTAGCGGATGAAATCGGCTTTTCGTCCATAACGCTCACCGAACTGGCACGTCGCTTCGACATGAAAGTGGCGAGCCTTTACTCGCACGTCAAAAATTCCGAGGATCTGAGAGCGCGTGTTGCGTTGCTGTCCCTGGGTAAACTTGCCAGTCGGGCTGAGCAAGCGGTCGCCGGCCGATCGGGCAAAGCTGCCCTGACCGCGATCGCCAACGTTCATCGCGCGTTCGCGCGGGAACATCCGGGCCTGTTCGAGGCAGCCCGCCACCGACTGCAGGGACCGTTAGCTGACGATAACGGCGGGCTCAGGATCTCCCGTCTCATGCGTGCTGTATTGCGCGGCTATGCCCTGGACGAGGTCGAGTGCACGCACGCCATTCGCCTGCTCGGTAGCGTTTTTCTCGGCTTTCCAATGCTGGAACTTGCCGGCAGTTTCGATCATAGCCAGCCAGCGATCGACACCTCGTGGGACCGAACCATCGAAGCCCTCGACGCCGTACTCAACGGTTGGAAACGCCATCCACTTGAAAGACATTCGTGA
- a CDS encoding Ppx/GppA family phosphatase, with protein MYAAVDLGSNSFRLHVGKHDGDAIRVLKSVREPIRLAAGLDDKGNLTPAAMQTALACLKNFRAVLDGYKLDGVRVVATSAMRVARNAAAFLPQAELAIGHPIEIISGEEEGRLIYMGVANALATPGERRLVIDIGGGSTELILGRGQEIEKVESFSVGTVKQSLSFFVGGRVDAPSFEAAILSARSHFEDAAPPYRPQFWKQCYGSSGTARTIADIIVKNGIGREVNATTLGALKQRFIEFGHVSKIEMAGLRPDRASTIIGGLAILIGLVRELDIPVVQPIEAGLRMGVMWDLHLRSTKRDRREQSVLACVQKFHVDERRANRVADDALALYLQTKPATEEYTRHLYWSALLHEVGLVVSQTGYHKHAAYMIENADLPGFTTREQKVMSRLILAHKGNLRKVVEVLAEPDFAKAVVALRLAVLFMHSRIDIDFSLLKLRVKNRIELEIRREWVAEHPTLSYWLEKEQENWDEMGVDFTIRTSG; from the coding sequence ATGTACGCAGCAGTAGATTTGGGTTCCAACAGTTTCCGCCTCCACGTCGGCAAGCACGACGGGGATGCGATCCGCGTGCTGAAAAGCGTGCGCGAACCGATACGCCTGGCCGCGGGGCTGGACGACAAGGGCAACCTGACGCCGGCGGCGATGCAGACCGCGCTCGCTTGCCTGAAGAATTTCCGCGCGGTGCTGGACGGCTACAAGCTCGACGGCGTGCGCGTGGTCGCCACCTCGGCGATGCGGGTGGCGCGCAACGCCGCCGCCTTCCTGCCGCAGGCCGAACTGGCCATCGGCCATCCGATAGAGATCATCTCCGGCGAGGAGGAGGGGCGCCTGATCTACATGGGGGTGGCCAACGCGCTGGCCACCCCCGGCGAGCGGCGGCTGGTGATCGATATCGGCGGCGGCTCGACCGAGTTGATACTGGGGCGCGGCCAGGAGATCGAAAAGGTCGAGTCGTTCAGCGTCGGCACGGTCAAGCAAAGCCTGTCGTTCTTCGTCGGCGGCCGGGTCGACGCGCCGTCGTTCGAGGCGGCCATCCTGTCGGCGCGCAGCCATTTCGAGGACGCCGCGCCGCCTTACCGGCCGCAGTTCTGGAAGCAGTGCTACGGTTCCTCGGGCACCGCGCGCACCATCGCCGACATCATCGTCAAGAACGGCATCGGGCGCGAAGTCAACGCCACCACCTTGGGCGCGCTGAAACAGCGCTTCATCGAATTCGGCCATGTCAGCAAGATCGAGATGGCCGGCCTGCGTCCGGACCGCGCCAGCACCATCATCGGCGGCCTGGCGATTTTGATCGGTTTGGTGCGCGAACTCGATATCCCCGTGGTGCAGCCGATCGAGGCCGGCCTGCGCATGGGCGTGATGTGGGACTTGCACCTGCGCTCGACCAAGCGCGATCGCCGCGAGCAATCGGTGCTGGCCTGCGTGCAGAAGTTCCACGTCGACGAGCGCCGCGCCAACCGCGTGGCCGACGACGCGCTGGCGCTGTACCTGCAGACCAAGCCGGCCACCGAGGAATACACGCGCCACCTGTACTGGAGCGCGCTGCTGCACGAGGTGGGCCTGGTGGTGTCGCAGACCGGCTACCACAAGCACGCCGCCTACATGATCGAAAATGCCGACCTGCCGGGCTTTACCACCCGTGAGCAAAAGGTCATGAGCCGCCTGATCCTGGCCCACAAGGGCAATCTGCGCAAGGTGGTCGAGGTGCTGGCCGAGCCGGACTTCGCCAAGGCGGTGGTGGCGCTGCGGCTGGCGGTGCTGTTCATGCACTCGCGGATCGATATCGATTTCAGCCTGCTCAAGCTGCGCGTGAAGAACCGCATCGAGCTGGAGATCCGCCGCGAGTGGGTGGCCGAGCATCCCACGCTGTCGTACTGGCTGGAGAAGGAACAGGAGAACTGGGACGAAATGGGCGTGGATTTCACCATTCGCACCAGCGGCTGA
- a CDS encoding GGDEF domain-containing protein, producing MDIKTLVLALALGNLSLCAALFFFEQQQGAAAGAAGQVRTATWSRAKLFQAVAWTLLYLRGTLPDFLTIPFANALLFTGFALDASALWEQAGRRVWRRYLVPVLVAAITIFVSAWLLDKPASERIAITSVVMGFFFVAGAAALGRGWSAGTMLRRYLVVVMLVLALAVVARGLLSLALPDGWSWVSPALIQGVGIAALYLMMLSNAFGYLLLGHERLDGELGRLEVLDALTEVPNRRGFYQALTPWMALARRPGLPTALIILNLDHFKRINDDYGHAVGDMVLVAMVDVCKKQLRDSDLMGRLGGGEFAIQLPRTTQDDAMMVAERIRNAIALLPVKAEKAVINMTASLGVTTIRADDSAVSLFKRADEALREAKASGRNRVAEAQAPASALEA from the coding sequence ATGGATATAAAAACACTGGTACTGGCGCTGGCGCTGGGCAATCTGAGCCTGTGCGCGGCGCTGTTCTTTTTTGAGCAGCAGCAGGGCGCAGCCGCCGGCGCCGCAGGTCAGGTGCGCACCGCCACCTGGTCCCGGGCCAAGCTGTTCCAGGCCGTGGCCTGGACCCTGCTGTACCTGCGCGGCACCTTGCCCGATTTCCTGACGATCCCCTTCGCCAACGCCTTGCTGTTCACCGGCTTCGCGCTGGACGCCTCCGCCCTGTGGGAGCAGGCCGGCCGGCGCGTCTGGCGCCGCTACCTGGTGCCGGTGCTGGTGGCGGCGATCACGATTTTCGTCAGCGCCTGGCTGCTCGACAAGCCGGCGTCCGAGCGCATCGCCATCACCTCGGTCGTGATGGGCTTCTTTTTCGTCGCCGGCGCGGCCGCGCTGGGACGCGGCTGGTCGGCCGGCACCATGCTGCGCCGCTATTTGGTGGTGGTCATGCTGGTGCTGGCGCTGGCAGTGGTGGCGCGCGGGTTGCTGTCGCTGGCGCTGCCCGACGGCTGGAGCTGGGTGAGCCCGGCGCTGATCCAGGGCGTCGGCATCGCCGCCCTGTATTTGATGATGCTGAGCAACGCTTTCGGTTACCTGCTGCTGGGGCACGAGCGGCTCGACGGCGAACTGGGGCGGCTCGAGGTGCTCGACGCGCTGACCGAGGTGCCGAATCGGCGCGGCTTCTACCAGGCGCTGACGCCGTGGATGGCACTGGCGCGCCGTCCTGGCCTGCCGACGGCGCTGATCATCCTCAACCTGGATCATTTTAAGCGCATCAACGACGATTACGGCCACGCCGTGGGCGACATGGTGCTGGTGGCGATGGTCGACGTGTGCAAAAAACAGCTGCGCGACAGCGATTTGATGGGCCGCCTGGGCGGCGGCGAGTTCGCCATCCAGCTGCCGCGCACCACCCAGGACGACGCCATGATGGTGGCCGAGCGTATCCGCAACGCCATCGCGCTGCTGCCGGTGAAGGCCGAAAAAGCCGTCATCAACATGACGGCCAGCCTGGGCGTGACCACCATCCGCGCCGACGACAGCGCCGTGAGCCTGTTCAAACGCGCCGACGAGGCGCTGCGCGAGGCCAAGGCGTCCGGCCGCAACCGGGTGGCCGAGGCGCAGGCGCCCGCCAGCGCCCTCGAAGCGTAG
- a CDS encoding GDSL-type esterase/lipase family protein gives MIPAPLTFNTPLSPEFIHGAVEIERTESGHLPHRLPAWARAQHSDAQLTMAESQPAGVRLAFRTASTTLELLTLPTKRVYRNMPPRKDGVYDLFTDGRLTHQLSATGGNALHIDMAAGSVALTPGTVQTLRFDGLADGRKTIEIWLPHDEKTELVALRSDADVTPVTAHARRRWVHHGSSISQGSNATHPSGTWPAVASTKAAVDLVNLGFGGNGLLDPFTARTIRDLPADLISIKIGINLVNTDMMRLRAFISSVHGFLDTVRDGHPSTPLVVVSPTFCPIHEHRPGPTVFDTAALAEGRMLFRASGAEGDIAQGKLTLAVIREQLQAIVRQRAKMDVNIHYLDGTQLYGEMDNQQHPLPDALHPDTPTHRLIGERFADAVFARQPLSAVLSARATR, from the coding sequence GTGATCCCAGCGCCCCTCACCTTTAACACGCCACTATCGCCGGAATTCATCCACGGCGCGGTCGAGATCGAACGTACCGAGTCAGGCCATCTGCCACATCGACTTCCTGCATGGGCACGCGCCCAGCATAGCGACGCGCAATTGACGATGGCCGAGTCGCAACCAGCGGGAGTTCGCCTGGCATTTCGGACCGCGTCCACAACGTTGGAATTGCTGACCCTGCCTACCAAGCGGGTGTACCGAAACATGCCACCGAGAAAAGACGGGGTGTACGACTTGTTTACCGACGGCCGATTGACACATCAACTAAGCGCCACGGGAGGAAACGCGCTGCACATCGACATGGCGGCCGGTTCGGTCGCCCTCACGCCGGGTACGGTCCAGACGTTAAGATTTGATGGTCTCGCCGATGGCCGGAAAACAATCGAGATATGGCTGCCGCACGATGAGAAGACCGAGCTGGTAGCCTTGCGCTCCGACGCCGATGTCACACCGGTCACCGCTCACGCCAGACGCCGGTGGGTTCACCACGGCAGTTCGATCAGCCAGGGTTCCAATGCGACGCATCCTTCGGGAACCTGGCCGGCAGTGGCCTCGACCAAGGCAGCGGTCGATCTGGTAAACCTCGGGTTCGGCGGAAACGGCCTGCTCGATCCTTTCACCGCCCGGACCATTCGCGATCTGCCGGCCGACCTCATAAGCATCAAGATCGGCATTAATCTGGTCAATACGGATATGATGCGTTTGCGCGCCTTTATTTCCTCTGTCCACGGATTTCTCGACACGGTGCGGGACGGCCACCCCAGCACACCCCTGGTTGTCGTGTCACCCACGTTCTGTCCCATACACGAGCATCGGCCGGGCCCCACCGTGTTCGACACGGCGGCTTTAGCCGAGGGACGAATGTTGTTCAGGGCCTCCGGTGCCGAAGGCGATATCGCCCAAGGCAAGTTGACCCTGGCCGTCATTCGCGAGCAGCTACAGGCGATCGTCCGGCAGCGGGCAAAAATGGACGTCAATATTCATTACTTGGACGGCACTCAGCTCTACGGTGAAATGGACAACCAGCAGCATCCGCTACCTGACGCACTGCACCCGGACACGCCCACGCACCGTCTGATAGGGGAACGCTTCGCCGACGCCGTCTTCGCACGGCAACCTTTGAGCGCGGTTTTAAGCGCCAGAGCGACGAGATAA
- a CDS encoding LacI family DNA-binding transcriptional regulator → MDNKKTVKPVVKKAKPATKGAAKAAGKNAAKGAAAKLAAKNADKNDLRVLHTSTADLSVSGATLIDVAKVAGVSPITVSRALNQPHLVRPNTVAKVQEAVQQTGYVKNMMAGALASNRSKLISLVLPTIATPIFADMVEAASDRLTQAGYQVLLGLSRYEAWREEVLVETILSRRPDGVMLTGTLHTDITRRRLQLARIPVVEAWDMSPSPIDMVVGFSHEGVGHALARHLVERGYRRIAVLSADDPRAERRNQGLQAELARMGIAVAAVQTMPPPTTMQAGREGLTRLLALAPDIDAVYCSSDTLAHGLMIEAMSRGMKVPEQLGVIGFGDLNFAAHTHPPLSTVRVDGRNIGLVAAQAILDRIDGVTGDQDTASRVFDTGFELIQRGST, encoded by the coding sequence ATGGATAACAAAAAAACCGTCAAGCCTGTTGTGAAGAAGGCAAAGCCCGCCACTAAAGGCGCCGCTAAGGCCGCCGGCAAAAACGCCGCCAAAGGCGCTGCGGCCAAGCTTGCGGCCAAAAACGCCGACAAGAACGATCTGCGGGTGCTGCATACGTCCACCGCCGACCTGAGCGTTAGCGGCGCGACCTTAATCGACGTCGCCAAGGTGGCCGGGGTGTCGCCGATCACGGTGTCGCGCGCGCTGAACCAGCCGCATCTGGTGCGCCCGAACACGGTCGCCAAGGTACAGGAAGCGGTGCAGCAGACCGGTTATGTCAAGAACATGATGGCCGGCGCGCTGGCGTCGAACCGCAGCAAGCTCATTTCGCTGGTGCTGCCGACCATCGCCACGCCGATCTTCGCCGACATGGTGGAGGCGGCCAGCGACCGGCTGACGCAGGCCGGCTATCAAGTGCTGCTGGGTTTGTCGCGTTACGAGGCCTGGCGGGAAGAGGTGCTGGTCGAGACCATTCTGAGCCGGCGTCCGGACGGCGTCATGCTGACCGGGACCTTGCATACCGATATCACCCGCCGACGCCTGCAACTGGCGCGGATACCGGTGGTGGAGGCGTGGGACATGTCGCCGTCGCCGATCGACATGGTGGTTGGTTTCTCGCACGAGGGTGTCGGCCACGCGCTGGCGCGGCATCTGGTCGAGCGCGGCTACCGGCGCATTGCCGTGTTGTCGGCCGACGATCCGCGCGCCGAGCGGCGCAACCAGGGTTTGCAGGCAGAGCTCGCCAGAATGGGCATCGCCGTGGCGGCGGTGCAGACGATGCCGCCGCCGACCACGATGCAGGCCGGCCGTGAAGGGTTGACGCGGCTGCTGGCGCTGGCGCCGGATATCGACGCTGTCTACTGCAGTTCGGATACGTTGGCGCACGGCTTGATGATCGAGGCGATGAGCCGTGGTATGAAGGTGCCGGAGCAGCTGGGAGTGATCGGTTTCGGCGATCTGAATTTTGCGGCGCATACGCATCCGCCGTTGTCGACGGTGCGGGTGGACGGGCGCAATATCGGGCTGGTGGCGGCGCAGGCGATCCTCGACCGCATCGATGGCGTCACCGGGGATCAGGACACGGCTTCGCGCGTGTTCGATACCGGGTTTGAGTTGATCCAGCGCGGTAGCACGTAA
- a CDS encoding helix-turn-helix domain-containing protein — MDLLEIFKALSNRTRLEILERLKDPENSFPPQDEGDVHTVGVCVSSIQEGVGLSQSTVSNYLATLQRAGLVEVQRVGQWTYYKRNEEAIRSLAQQIGKDL; from the coding sequence ATGGACTTACTTGAAATATTCAAAGCACTCTCGAACCGCACCCGGCTTGAAATCCTGGAACGGCTGAAGGACCCTGAAAATAGCTTTCCTCCGCAGGACGAGGGGGATGTGCATACGGTCGGCGTCTGCGTCAGCAGTATCCAGGAGGGAGTTGGATTGTCGCAATCGACGGTGTCCAACTATCTGGCGACACTGCAGCGGGCAGGTTTGGTGGAGGTCCAGCGTGTAGGGCAATGGACGTACTATAAGCGCAACGAGGAAGCCATCCGTTCACTGGCGCAACAGATAGGCAAAGACCTGTAA